The following coding sequences lie in one Metopolophium dirhodum isolate CAU chromosome 5, ASM1992520v1, whole genome shotgun sequence genomic window:
- the LOC132944159 gene encoding uncharacterized protein LOC132944159 isoform X1 has protein sequence MDVALLYSRLQVTTAMEVLYTWIIYSCLIFGSSILCDRKLEIRQAVSSPSKDIDDMFYCSNGLRIEWSLACDGSKDCPDGSDETKEMCARYEYGTNISMDCGTVSKEIKNKHSLKATPWVVDIYKLEKQSNTYYGLLDERTDSNYYHLGFGTIVSPNVVVAAAKMFWYNGIRSKQNSIDGNSSYLFKIDIPQTDSDISHYYIDAKIIYLFDEARIIDINYQPNTQDLAVIVLANTISFSNGVTPVCIDWYSKYNVRNGTYGKIAGFNNQAQLNHLVLQRFFPHIDNSSCLRINTDDNFHFCIRLQLEERGGNRFDFQSLSFLQSNSYFLTGITSCWPYILSNDMNSKINVGFIDIKSYVPWIRGILNKHSTAISCVLPAIEGVVYSYEGSHSILSPLTLIDPYTTVIENCEVGYYKANPNGFRVCQRYGTWKTDSDKLCLKMCPPLLSDSLDIKCSYNGNYTNCSNASIPHTIATLKCKPTYTLPNGHKETPLELQCQSNGLWDNQLYKCEPASSCVLPTVEGVVYTYDGSNESLSHGTLIDHGVTVNENCTFGYHNVYPDSFRVCQRNGKWKPAHHKLCLKMCPPLLSDSLDIQCSYNGKYANCLNLSIPDTIAIPKCKPAYNLPNGQKETPIELHCMSNGIWNNELYICEPECGITFVDGKVLIANGKKANNGTAPWNVAIYEITNKYNLICGGSIISRNLVVSAAHCFSKSITENITTIVNVGLYKIAVGKYDSNFRKLDNEFTEIMNVDRVHLKEGYFGISGHYAEDIAVVVLQNSVSFSYGITPICMDWNGDYKVSNGDEGKFVGWVKKENGISRPVLLETRLTYINMRSCRFMFGFKPYVTPDKICAGSLLVSGHGLDEGDSGSGLCFLHSNLYYLTGVMSLKDPGLYNSIVLFTSVQYHIDWIRRMYIDYMKVLNS, from the exons atggatgtcgctctgctttacagtaggttacaa GTCACAACGGCAATGGAGGTGTTATATACCTGgataatatattcatgtttaatttttg gaTCCAGCATTTTGTGTGATAGAAAACTCGAAATACGACAAGCTGTATCATCTCCCTCAAA AGACATTGatgatatgttttattgttcAAATGGACTGCGTATAGAATGGTCATTGGCTTGCGATGGTAGTAAGGATTGTCCAGATGGTTCGGACGAGACTAAAGAGATGTGTGCACGATACGAATATGGAACAAATATCAGCATGG ATTGCGGTACAGTAtccaaagaaattaaaaataaacattcgtTAAAAGCAACACCTTGGGTAGTTGATatatataaacttgaaaaacaaTCAAACACATATTATGGTTTACTCGATGAACGGACGGACTCAAATTATTACCATTTAGGTTTCGGAACAATTGTTTCTCCAAATGTAGTAGTTGCTG cGGCTAAAATGTTTTGGTATAACGGTATAAGATCTAAGCAAAATTCAATAGACGGTAATAGtagttatttgtttaaaattgatattccaCAAACTGACAGTGATATATCTCACTATTATATCGAT gcaaaaataatttacctgttTGATGAAGCacgtattattgatattaattatcaacCCAATACTCAAGATTTGGCAGTAATTGTGTTAGCAAACACAATTTCGTTTAGTAATGGTGTTACTCCCGTTTGTATCGATtggtatagtaaatataatgtacGCAATGGAACTTACGGAAAG ATTGCTGGTTTTAATAATCAGGCTCAACTTAATCATTTAGTATTACAACGATTTTTTCCACACATCGACAACAGTTCCTGTTTAAGAATCAATACTGACGACAATTTTCACTTTTGCATCAGGTTGCAATTgg AGGAAAGAGGAGGTAATAGATTTGATTTCCAAAGCTTAAGCTTTTTACAatctaattcatattttttaaccgGGATAACGAGTTGCTGGCCTTATATTTTGTCGAATGATATGAATAGCAAAATAAACGTAggttttattgatataaaaagcTATGTTCCATGGATTCGTGGAATTTTGAACAAACAT aGCACAGCGATTTCATGCGTTTTACCAGCTATTGAAGGAGTTGTATATTCTTACGAAGGTTCTCATTCAATATTATCACCCCTGACATTAATTGATCCTTACACTACAGTTATTGAGAACTGTGAAGTTGGATATTATAAAGCTAATCCTAATGGTTTTAGAGTTTGTCAGAGATATGGAACATGGAAAACGGATTCTGATAAATTATGTTTGA AAATGTGTCCACCTCTACTATCAGATAGCTTAGATATTAAATGCAGTTATAATGGTAACTATACTAATTGCTCAAATGCATCGATACCTCACACAATAGCAACACTAAAATGTAAGCCTACTTATACTCTACCAAATGGACATAAAGAAACTCCACTTGAATTACAATGTCAGTCCAACGGATTGTGGgataatcaattatataaatgcGAGCCag cgAGTTCATGTGTTTTACCAACTGTCGAAGGAGTTGTATATACTTATGACGGTTCTAATGAAAGTTTATCCCACGGGACATTAATTGATCATGGCGTTACCGTAAATGAGAACTGTACATTTGGATATCATAATGTATATCCCGATAGTTTTCGGGTTTGTCAGAGAAATGGAAAATGGAAACCTGCTCatcataaattatgtttga aaatgtgTCCACCTCTTCTATCTGATAGTTTAGATATTCAATGTAGTTATAATGGTAAGTATGCTAATTGCTTAAATCTATCGATACCTGACACAATAGCAATACCAAAATGTAAGCCTGCTTATAATTTACCAAACGGACAAAAAGAGACTCCAATTGAATTACATTGTATGTCGAACGGAATATGGAATAATGAACTATATATATGCGAACCag aatgcGGTATAACATTTGTCGATGGTAAAGTACTGATTGCGAATGGTAAAAAAGCAAATAATGGAACGGCACCTTGGAACGTGGCAATATATGAAATTACTAACAAGTATAACTTAATTTGTGGAGGATCAATTATTTCTCGAAATTTAGTTGTCTctg cgGCTCATTGTTTTTCGAAAAGTATTACggaaaatattacaacaattgTAAATGTCGGTCTATACAAAATTGCTGTTGGAAAATATGACAGCAACTTTAGAAAACTTGACAATGAATTTACTGAAATAATGAat GTGGATAGGGTTCATCTGAAAGAAGGTTATTTTGGTATTTCCGGGCATTATGCTGAAGATATAGCTGTTGTTGTGTTACAAAACAGTGTTTCTTTTAGTTATGGTATTACACCTATATGTATGGATTGGAATGGTGATTACAAAGTATCCAATGGAGATGAAGGAAAG TTTGTTGGTTGGGTAAAAAAGGAAAATGGCATTTCAAGGCCCGTTTTATTAGAAACACGGTTAACATACATCAACATGAGGTCTTGCCGGTTTATGTTTGGATTTAAACCTTATGTGACTCCTGATAAGATTTGTGCCGGTTCTTTATTgg tttcagGACATGGTCTAGATGAGGGAGACAGCGGTTCAGGCTTATGTTTTTTACAttctaatttgtattatttaaccgGAGTAATGAGTCTCAAGGACCCAGGCTTATATAATTCAATCGTACTTTTTACATCAGTTCAGTACCACATTGACTGGATTCGTAGAATGTATATCGATTATATGAAAGTACTAAATAGTTAA
- the LOC132944159 gene encoding uncharacterized protein LOC132944159 isoform X2 gives MDVALLYSRLQVTTAMEVLYTWIIYSCLIFGSSILCDRKLEIRQAVSSPSKDIDDMFYCSNGLRIEWSLACDGSKDCPDGSDETKEMCARYEYGTNISMDCGTVSKEIKNKHSLKATPWVVDIYKLEKQSNTYYGLLDERTDSNYYHLGFGTIVSPNVVVAAAKMFWYNGIRSKQNSIDGNSSYLFKIDIPQTDSDISHYYIDAKIIYLFDEARIIDINYQPNTQDLAVIVLANTISFSNGVTPVCIDWYSKYNVRNGTYGKIAGFNNQAQLNHLVLQRFFPHIDNSSCLRINTDDNFHFCIRLQLEERGGNRFDFQSLSFLQSNSYFLTGITSCWPYILSNDMNSKINVGFIDIKSYVPWIRGILNKHSTAISCVLPAIEGVVYSYEGSHSILSPLTLIDPYTTVIENCEVGYYKANPNGFRVCQRYGTWKTDSDKLCLKMCPPLLSDSLDIKCSYNGNYTNCSNASIPHTIATLKCKPTYTLPNGHKETPLELQCQSNGLWDNQLYKCEPASSCVLPTVEGVVYTYDGSNESLSHGTLIDHGVTVNENCTFGYHNVYPDSFRVCQRNGKWKPAHHKLCLKMCPPLLSDSLDIQCSYNGKYANCLNLSIPDTIAIPKCKPAYNLPNGQKETPIELHCMSNGIWNNELYICEPECGITFVDGKVLIANGKKANNGTAPWNVAIYEITNKYNLICGGSIISRNLVVSAAHCFSKSITENITTIVNVGLYKIAVGKYDSNFRKLDNEFTEIMNVDRVHLKEGYFGISGHYAEDIAVVVLQNSVSFSYGITPICMDWNGDYKVSNGDEGKFQDMV, from the exons atggatgtcgctctgctttacagtaggttacaa GTCACAACGGCAATGGAGGTGTTATATACCTGgataatatattcatgtttaatttttg gaTCCAGCATTTTGTGTGATAGAAAACTCGAAATACGACAAGCTGTATCATCTCCCTCAAA AGACATTGatgatatgttttattgttcAAATGGACTGCGTATAGAATGGTCATTGGCTTGCGATGGTAGTAAGGATTGTCCAGATGGTTCGGACGAGACTAAAGAGATGTGTGCACGATACGAATATGGAACAAATATCAGCATGG ATTGCGGTACAGTAtccaaagaaattaaaaataaacattcgtTAAAAGCAACACCTTGGGTAGTTGATatatataaacttgaaaaacaaTCAAACACATATTATGGTTTACTCGATGAACGGACGGACTCAAATTATTACCATTTAGGTTTCGGAACAATTGTTTCTCCAAATGTAGTAGTTGCTG cGGCTAAAATGTTTTGGTATAACGGTATAAGATCTAAGCAAAATTCAATAGACGGTAATAGtagttatttgtttaaaattgatattccaCAAACTGACAGTGATATATCTCACTATTATATCGAT gcaaaaataatttacctgttTGATGAAGCacgtattattgatattaattatcaacCCAATACTCAAGATTTGGCAGTAATTGTGTTAGCAAACACAATTTCGTTTAGTAATGGTGTTACTCCCGTTTGTATCGATtggtatagtaaatataatgtacGCAATGGAACTTACGGAAAG ATTGCTGGTTTTAATAATCAGGCTCAACTTAATCATTTAGTATTACAACGATTTTTTCCACACATCGACAACAGTTCCTGTTTAAGAATCAATACTGACGACAATTTTCACTTTTGCATCAGGTTGCAATTgg AGGAAAGAGGAGGTAATAGATTTGATTTCCAAAGCTTAAGCTTTTTACAatctaattcatattttttaaccgGGATAACGAGTTGCTGGCCTTATATTTTGTCGAATGATATGAATAGCAAAATAAACGTAggttttattgatataaaaagcTATGTTCCATGGATTCGTGGAATTTTGAACAAACAT aGCACAGCGATTTCATGCGTTTTACCAGCTATTGAAGGAGTTGTATATTCTTACGAAGGTTCTCATTCAATATTATCACCCCTGACATTAATTGATCCTTACACTACAGTTATTGAGAACTGTGAAGTTGGATATTATAAAGCTAATCCTAATGGTTTTAGAGTTTGTCAGAGATATGGAACATGGAAAACGGATTCTGATAAATTATGTTTGA AAATGTGTCCACCTCTACTATCAGATAGCTTAGATATTAAATGCAGTTATAATGGTAACTATACTAATTGCTCAAATGCATCGATACCTCACACAATAGCAACACTAAAATGTAAGCCTACTTATACTCTACCAAATGGACATAAAGAAACTCCACTTGAATTACAATGTCAGTCCAACGGATTGTGGgataatcaattatataaatgcGAGCCag cgAGTTCATGTGTTTTACCAACTGTCGAAGGAGTTGTATATACTTATGACGGTTCTAATGAAAGTTTATCCCACGGGACATTAATTGATCATGGCGTTACCGTAAATGAGAACTGTACATTTGGATATCATAATGTATATCCCGATAGTTTTCGGGTTTGTCAGAGAAATGGAAAATGGAAACCTGCTCatcataaattatgtttga aaatgtgTCCACCTCTTCTATCTGATAGTTTAGATATTCAATGTAGTTATAATGGTAAGTATGCTAATTGCTTAAATCTATCGATACCTGACACAATAGCAATACCAAAATGTAAGCCTGCTTATAATTTACCAAACGGACAAAAAGAGACTCCAATTGAATTACATTGTATGTCGAACGGAATATGGAATAATGAACTATATATATGCGAACCag aatgcGGTATAACATTTGTCGATGGTAAAGTACTGATTGCGAATGGTAAAAAAGCAAATAATGGAACGGCACCTTGGAACGTGGCAATATATGAAATTACTAACAAGTATAACTTAATTTGTGGAGGATCAATTATTTCTCGAAATTTAGTTGTCTctg cgGCTCATTGTTTTTCGAAAAGTATTACggaaaatattacaacaattgTAAATGTCGGTCTATACAAAATTGCTGTTGGAAAATATGACAGCAACTTTAGAAAACTTGACAATGAATTTACTGAAATAATGAat GTGGATAGGGTTCATCTGAAAGAAGGTTATTTTGGTATTTCCGGGCATTATGCTGAAGATATAGCTGTTGTTGTGTTACAAAACAGTGTTTCTTTTAGTTATGGTATTACACCTATATGTATGGATTGGAATGGTGATTACAAAGTATCCAATGGAGATGAAGGAAAG tttcagGACATGGTCTAG